The region AACGTACTTCCAGAAAATATTCCTCTCAATATTGTTTATGAAGATGAGTCCCTTCTGGTAGTGGATAAACCAGCCGGCATGGTCGTTCATCCGGCCGCGGGCAATTATCAGGGCACTCTTGTCAATGCCCTTCTCTTTCACTGCAAGGATCTTTCAGGTATAGGAGGTGTCCTTAGGCCCGGGATAGTTCACCGTCTGGATAAAGGCACGTCAGGCCTGATGGTGGTGGCCAAATCGGACGCGGCTCACAGAGGGCTGGCAGAGCAATTCGAAAAACACCTCGTGAAAAAGGTATATAAAGCTCTTGTTTATGGGGATGTAACAGGAGAAGAAGACGTTATTGATTTACCGGTGGGAAGACATCCTTCAGACCGGAAAAAGATGTCAACAAAAAGCAGGAGGGGCAAGGAGGCGATTACGCGCTGGAAAGTGCTTGAACGGTATGGAGTTATTACCCTTCTCGATGTCGCAATTGAGACGGGCAGAACCCACCAGATAAGGGTTCACTTAAACGCTCTGGGTTATCCGGTAATTGGCGATACCGTTTATGGCAGTTCGAAGAGAGTCAATTCCATAAACGATAATCTGCTCCGGACAAGGGTGAAGGCCATTAAGAGGCAGGCCCTGCACTCAGGCATGATTGGGTTTTTGCATCCTATAACTGGGGATTACATGGAATTTTCATCCCCCCTGCCGGACGATATGGACAGCCTCTGTAAGTATTTGAGTGAATATGTTTCCCGGAAGTATGAGTAAGCAGGGACAGTTCCATATAAGGCCGATGAGGGCATCGGTCCCTACTTTGTGCCTTTGGCACTGGATTAGTTACCCATGTTCAACTTTTCTCAAAAGGGCAAAATAAGATATTTAGAATCGCCATTGCTGAAAGAGTTCGATTTCATTACACACGCCTTTTGTACACGGTATGGCGGAGTGAGTGAGGGGATGTTTGCAAATCTCAACTTGAGTTTGCGGGAGGGAGATAATGAGGAGATGGTCTCCCGAAACTGGGAGATACTCGCTTCCTCCTTTGGTCTATCCGTAGAACAGCTTTTTATGGCAAAACAGGTCCATAAAGACGGGATATGTGTTCTCGATGATGACCCAGGCCCAGTTCTGAACGCTAAACGAGCTCCCGATTTCGATGCCATTATTTCGAACAGGCCACATCTGGCAATAGGAATACTGACCGCAGATTGTGTCCCTGTATTGCTGGTGGATATAACAAAGCGGGTAATCGGCGTTGTCCATGCCGGATGGAAGGGGACTTCCCTGAACATCGCGGCAAAGGCAGTTGACACTTTTGTAAGAAGATTTTCCTCCAGCACAACTGACATTATTGCCGTTATCGGCCCGGCGATAGGACGCTGTTGTTATCAGGTTGATGATATAGTTTTTGAAGCAATGAAGGAAGATGGGAACAGGGAATCTTTTTTCGGCAAATGTAACGAAAAGGGAAAGTGGATGTTCGATCTTCCGCTGGCAAACAGGCTCCAGATTCGAAACGCT is a window of Syntrophales bacterium DNA encoding:
- a CDS encoding RluA family pseudouridine synthase, which codes for MMSKEQEKIQFIVADSENGTRVDVFISQQDVSLSRSQIKRVADEGLIRVNDSRVKAGHRLKEGDTVVLLKQEAKTYDNVLPENIPLNIVYEDESLLVVDKPAGMVVHPAAGNYQGTLVNALLFHCKDLSGIGGVLRPGIVHRLDKGTSGLMVVAKSDAAHRGLAEQFEKHLVKKVYKALVYGDVTGEEDVIDLPVGRHPSDRKKMSTKSRRGKEAITRWKVLERYGVITLLDVAIETGRTHQIRVHLNALGYPVIGDTVYGSSKRVNSINDNLLRTRVKAIKRQALHSGMIGFLHPITGDYMEFSSPLPDDMDSLCKYLSEYVSRKYE
- the pgeF gene encoding peptidoglycan editing factor PgeF, whose product is MFNFSQKGKIRYLESPLLKEFDFITHAFCTRYGGVSEGMFANLNLSLREGDNEEMVSRNWEILASSFGLSVEQLFMAKQVHKDGICVLDDDPGPVLNAKRAPDFDAIISNRPHLAIGILTADCVPVLLVDITKRVIGVVHAGWKGTSLNIAAKAVDTFVRRFSSSTTDIIAVIGPAIGRCCYQVDDIVFEAMKEDGNRESFFGKCNEKGKWMFDLPLANRLQIRNAGVPSENISLVNVCTSCRYDAFFSHRRDRGNTGRQLSFIFLR